In Fluviicola taffensis DSM 16823, the following are encoded in one genomic region:
- a CDS encoding single-stranded DNA-binding protein produces MNTTMKQDQILHMNHVNIIGKISSEPKVSLLPGGRRVVNFSLATKEHYLDKEGNLQIKQDWHRLTAFGRWVNILEELCAKGINVAVEGRLVSRFYKTESGERKMFSEIEVNDLIIL; encoded by the coding sequence ATGAATACCACTATGAAACAAGATCAGATTCTGCACATGAATCATGTAAATATCATTGGCAAAATAAGTTCTGAACCGAAAGTGAGCTTATTGCCTGGAGGACGAAGAGTTGTGAATTTTTCCCTCGCTACGAAAGAACATTATTTGGATAAAGAAGGAAATCTTCAGATCAAACAAGACTGGCACCGCCTCACTGCTTTTGGCAGATGGGTAAATATTCTGGAAGAATTGTGTGCCAAAGGAATTAATGTGGCGGTGGAAGGTAGGCTGGTGAGCCGGTTTTATAAAACGGAGTCGGGAGAACGGAAAATGTTTTCCGAGATCGAAGTCAACGACTTAATCATTTTATAG
- a CDS encoding single-stranded DNA-binding protein — protein sequence MNTLKNKVNLIGRLGAKPVAQTFDSGAKKMRLSVATNERFKNKKGEWEDNTQWHTVIAWGKLCDRIEKVLDKGSEVVIEGRIVTRSYETKEGEKRFSTEIELNEFVVLNTKKQETN from the coding sequence ATGAACACGCTAAAAAACAAAGTGAATTTAATCGGACGATTAGGAGCGAAACCTGTAGCACAAACTTTCGACTCAGGTGCAAAGAAAATGCGTTTATCTGTAGCGACTAATGAGCGCTTCAAAAACAAAAAAGGGGAGTGGGAGGATAACACTCAATGGCATACCGTAATTGCTTGGGGGAAATTGTGTGACCGCATTGAAAAAGTACTCGACAAAGGTTCTGAAGTAGTTATTGAAGGACGGATTGTTACTCGTTCTTACGAAACAAAAGAAGGCGAAAAACGCTTTTCGACTGAAATTGAACTCAATGAATTTGTAGTTCTAAACACGAAAAAACAAGAAACCAATTAA